The following are encoded together in the Bradymonas sediminis genome:
- a CDS encoding Nramp family divalent metal transporter, producing MTFIQSNIKKFFDRFGLSFVMVASYFGSGSIFIASQAGVEYGYLLIWAVVCAVLLGVMAQDMSARLGIFGDTLMGFIRKRLGKKLALGLALFLSIGCIAWTLGLTAAVGMSVELLTGGVVPWQVTAVVAGVLAIITGILDYKHVEKVVTGMMILLLLLYVVVAGSSSPSFTGILGGFIPRIPDMGAMLLGAGLLGTTALWPNFFLESILVRRKGWNSERHVKSMRSDLFLGYAVGGAITICIIVVAAAVLVPAGITELATFMTPGEALAEVLGDWAKTAFLLGVIAASFNSIIPIMWTVPFMILEAIDHPQKEQGTHTFQAVYAGGTLIGLLSPLFALVTGLSVVEMVVLFPTFNGVFGLPITAALLFWAVNDRKTMGEHVNSWKLNLINIVLVVFSAYVAIKSVRGVLEKLFGG from the coding sequence ATGACCTTTATACAGTCCAATATCAAGAAATTCTTCGACCGCTTTGGTCTTTCGTTCGTAATGGTCGCCAGTTATTTCGGCTCCGGCTCGATCTTCATCGCAAGCCAGGCAGGGGTCGAATACGGCTATCTGCTCATCTGGGCCGTCGTTTGCGCTGTGTTACTCGGCGTCATGGCCCAGGATATGAGCGCGCGCCTGGGCATCTTTGGCGACACCCTGATGGGGTTTATTCGCAAAAGGCTGGGCAAAAAGCTGGCCCTGGGGCTGGCGCTATTTCTTTCTATTGGCTGTATCGCCTGGACGCTCGGGTTGACCGCCGCGGTCGGCATGAGCGTGGAGCTTTTGACCGGCGGCGTCGTGCCCTGGCAGGTCACCGCGGTGGTCGCCGGAGTCTTGGCCATTATCACCGGCATCCTCGACTATAAGCATGTCGAGAAAGTCGTCACCGGCATGATGATCTTGCTGCTGCTGCTCTATGTCGTGGTTGCGGGTTCAAGCTCGCCGTCATTTACGGGCATCCTGGGCGGCTTCATCCCACGCATCCCCGATATGGGCGCGATGCTGCTCGGCGCCGGACTCCTGGGCACCACCGCCCTGTGGCCGAACTTCTTTTTGGAGTCGATCCTGGTGCGGCGAAAGGGCTGGAATTCCGAGCGCCACGTTAAGAGCATGCGCTCGGACCTGTTTTTGGGATACGCCGTCGGCGGCGCGATCACCATCTGCATCATCGTCGTCGCTGCGGCCGTGCTTGTCCCCGCCGGCATCACCGAACTCGCCACCTTCATGACCCCGGGCGAGGCGCTCGCCGAGGTCCTGGGAGACTGGGCGAAGACCGCGTTTTTGCTCGGAGTGATCGCCGCATCCTTCAATAGCATCATCCCGATCATGTGGACGGTCCCATTCATGATTCTGGAGGCCATCGACCATCCCCAAAAAGAACAGGGAACCCACACCTTCCAGGCGGTCTACGCCGGCGGCACGCTCATCGGCCTGCTCTCGCCGCTGTTCGCCCTGGTCACCGGTCTGAGCGTGGTCGAAATGGTCGTCCTTTTCCCGACCTTCAACGGCGTCTTCGGCCTGCCCATCACCGCGGCGCTGCTCTTCTGGGCGGTCAACGACAGGAAGACGATGGGCGAGCACGTAAATAGCTGGAAGCTCAACCTCATCAATATCGTACTGGTGGTCTTCTCGGCCTACGTGGCGATTAAATCGGTGCGCGGCGTCCTCGAGAAACTCTTCGGCGGCTAA
- a CDS encoding tRNA-binding protein produces MTTSDDFISWQDFQRVELRVGTVVRAEVFEEARRPAYKLWVDLGESLGVKKSSAQITARYHADELVGTQVLCVVNFAPKQIGPMMSEVLVTGFYEEEGGAVILARPDRPVPNGSRLC; encoded by the coding sequence ATGACGACATCCGACGATTTTATCTCTTGGCAGGATTTCCAGCGGGTGGAGCTGCGGGTGGGCACGGTGGTCCGCGCGGAGGTCTTCGAGGAGGCGCGCAGGCCGGCTTATAAGTTGTGGGTGGACCTCGGCGAGTCACTGGGGGTGAAGAAGAGCAGCGCGCAGATAACCGCGCGCTATCACGCCGACGAGCTTGTCGGCACCCAGGTGCTCTGTGTGGTGAATTTTGCGCCTAAGCAGATTGGCCCGATGATGTCCGAGGTGCTGGTCACCGGGTTTTATGAGGAGGAGGGTGGGGCGGTGATTCTTGCGCGCCCCGATAGGCCGGTCCCCAACGGCAGCCGGCTTTGCTGA
- a CDS encoding penicillin-binding protein 1A, producing MASNRRKSGKKTAKSKSKSKKKKGGLFGRLVKWMIVLTLIGAILAGGAVAGIFYYYGSDLPQLLKREDYKPLQLSRVYASGGELIGEFVADNGRRTVVSMEELPDYVRYSFMAAEDADFMTHEGIDYLGMVRAFYYAIRYDIPVKGTSTITQQVVKNLMLTHDRKVKRKIKEIILARELDRNLTKSDILFLYLNTIYLGHGNYGVEEAARYYYGKPARDLTLAEAAALAGITQSPERLSPKKYPERNLKRREYVLGQLWRKGFIEEAQYRETMEMPIKTVPYAESNPYLHQFPYFVAHTRELLVEKYGEEKVYSGGLQIHTTLDVNKQMAAKLAVRDGLRTYDERRGYYSRIRRIKDAEFAAFNKKQAAKIAKSGLNLGKYYESVVTSVDADKEHLNVQLGDYAARIKLEPRGRIITPDLKKKDSPDQKLDALFKRGDVLQVVPLATEPAEDGILPVVFRDGPQASIVSIDPVTRDVVALVGGYDYEKNQYNRATQARRQTGSTFKPFVYGAGLETKRITPATIYLDSPAVFKMPGGKSWSPKNADLKWRGPVRVREGLGASRNVIAVRVLTDVGLDAATEFSKKLGIKSPIVQNFTMVMGSSELTNLEITNAYATIASGGMYAEPRFITHVESANGETDSFETRFTRVLAPEVAYLLTDLMTAVTMGYVDSHGTRRGGTASGLARAFGRPFAGKTGTTNDAKDAWFIGFTPQYVTGAWVGMDDNYTLGRGEYGARVAGPIWGDFMKVAHEGLETKEFEPPASGIVTATIDPATGKLSRQNGVEEVFLTGTAPTTYAPVEASGKADEFLMGQFDTPDAPPSAAEDEE from the coding sequence ATGGCATCCAACCGACGTAAATCAGGCAAGAAGACCGCGAAATCCAAATCGAAGTCCAAGAAGAAGAAAGGCGGACTCTTTGGCCGGCTGGTTAAGTGGATGATCGTGCTCACGCTGATCGGGGCGATCCTGGCGGGCGGCGCGGTGGCGGGCATCTTCTACTATTACGGCAGTGACCTGCCGCAATTGCTCAAGCGCGAGGACTATAAACCCCTGCAACTCTCGCGGGTTTACGCCTCCGGCGGCGAGCTGATCGGGGAGTTTGTGGCCGACAATGGGCGGCGTACGGTGGTCTCAATGGAGGAGCTGCCGGATTATGTGCGCTACTCCTTTATGGCCGCCGAGGACGCCGATTTCATGACCCATGAGGGCATCGATTACCTCGGCATGGTGCGCGCGTTCTACTACGCGATTCGCTACGATATTCCGGTCAAAGGCACCTCGACGATTACCCAGCAGGTGGTCAAAAACCTGATGCTCACCCACGACCGAAAGGTGAAGCGTAAGATCAAAGAGATCATCCTGGCGCGCGAGCTCGACCGCAACCTGACCAAAAGCGACATCCTCTTTCTCTACCTGAACACCATCTATCTGGGGCACGGCAACTACGGGGTCGAGGAGGCCGCGCGCTATTATTATGGCAAGCCGGCCCGCGACCTCACGCTCGCCGAGGCGGCGGCGCTGGCCGGGATTACCCAGTCGCCGGAGCGGCTCTCGCCCAAGAAATACCCGGAGCGAAACCTCAAGCGGCGCGAATATGTGCTCGGGCAATTGTGGCGCAAGGGGTTTATCGAAGAGGCGCAATATCGGGAAACCATGGAGATGCCGATCAAGACGGTGCCCTATGCCGAGAGCAATCCCTACCTGCACCAATTCCCCTATTTCGTGGCGCATACTCGCGAGCTTTTGGTCGAGAAATACGGCGAAGAGAAGGTCTATTCGGGTGGATTGCAGATCCACACGACCCTGGACGTCAACAAGCAGATGGCGGCCAAACTCGCGGTGCGCGACGGCCTGCGCACCTATGACGAGCGGCGCGGCTATTATAGCCGAATTCGGCGCATCAAAGACGCCGAGTTCGCGGCCTTTAATAAAAAGCAGGCCGCCAAAATCGCCAAGAGCGGGCTAAACCTGGGCAAATATTACGAGTCAGTGGTCACCTCGGTGGACGCTGATAAAGAGCACCTCAACGTGCAATTGGGCGACTATGCCGCGCGCATCAAGCTTGAGCCGCGCGGACGCATCATCACCCCCGACCTCAAAAAGAAGGACAGCCCGGACCAGAAGCTCGACGCACTCTTTAAGCGCGGTGACGTCCTGCAGGTGGTGCCGCTTGCGACCGAGCCGGCCGAAGATGGCATCCTGCCGGTGGTCTTTCGCGACGGGCCGCAGGCCTCGATCGTCTCAATTGACCCGGTGACCCGCGACGTCGTCGCCCTGGTGGGCGGCTACGATTATGAGAAGAACCAATATAACCGCGCGACCCAGGCGCGTCGCCAGACCGGCTCGACCTTCAAGCCCTTCGTCTACGGCGCCGGATTGGAGACCAAACGCATCACCCCGGCGACCATTTATCTCGACAGCCCCGCGGTCTTTAAGATGCCCGGCGGCAAGAGTTGGTCGCCCAAGAACGCCGACCTCAAATGGCGCGGCCCGGTGCGCGTGCGCGAGGGCCTGGGCGCCAGCCGCAACGTCATCGCGGTGCGCGTGCTCACCGACGTCGGCCTCGACGCGGCCACCGAGTTCTCCAAGAAGCTCGGCATCAAGAGCCCGATCGTGCAGAACTTCACGATGGTCATGGGCTCCAGCGAGCTGACCAACCTCGAGATCACCAACGCCTACGCCACCATCGCCAGCGGCGGCATGTACGCCGAGCCGCGCTTCATCACCCACGTCGAGAGCGCCAACGGCGAAACCGACTCCTTTGAGACACGCTTCACCCGCGTCCTCGCCCCCGAGGTCGCCTACCTGCTCACCGACTTAATGACCGCGGTGACCATGGGCTATGTCGACAGCCACGGCACGCGCCGCGGCGGCACGGCCAGCGGACTCGCCCGCGCGTTCGGCCGCCCCTTCGCCGGTAAAACCGGTACCACCAACGACGCAAAAGACGCCTGGTTCATCGGCTTTACCCCTCAATATGTCACAGGTGCCTGGGTGGGTATGGACGATAACTATACCCTGGGGCGCGGTGAATACGGCGCCAGGGTCGCCGGCCCGATCTGGGGCGACTTCATGAAGGTTGCCCACGAAGGGCTTGAGACCAAGGAGTTCGAGCCGCCGGCCTCCGGCATCGTCACCGCGACGATCGACCCGGCCACCGGCAAGCTCAGCCGCCAGAATGGCGTCGAAGAGGTCTTCCTCACCGGCACCGCCCCGACCACCTATGCACCGGTGGAAGCAAGCGGCAAAGCCGATGAGTTTTTGATGGGCCAATTTGACACCCCCGACGCGCCCCCCAGCGCGGCGGAAGATGAAGAATAA
- the htpG gene encoding molecular chaperone HtpG yields the protein MSEKKQVRKFEAQTSQLLKMMIHSVYSNKEIFLRELISNASDAIDKLRFAAIQDNDLYEGDTELKVRVSFDPEAKTLTVADTGIGMNLEEVTHNIGTIAQSGTREFIAQLSGDQKSDANLIGQFGVGFYSAFMVADRVELRTRRAGAPANEGVLWESDGEGEYTVETIEKPTRGTEITMFLNEENLELLENYKLRQIVRKYSDHISFPIEMPVDVEPETEEGEDEEAKDTAVAYETVNQASALWTRSQSDIEEEEYQEFYKHVSHDFEDPLIWTHSKVEGTLKFTTLLYVPARRPFDMNTDFEGKRHGIKLYVRRVFIMDDAEMFLPRYLRFVRGVVDSDDLTLNVSREFLQENRVVRAMRKTAVKRVLDMLEELAADTENPEKYAKFWEAFGPVLKEGVIEDDRNRGRIAKLLRFSSTHSDEPSADVSLADYVERMKEGQKKIYYVTAESFAAAKNSPHLEIFRDKGIEVLLLHDRVDEWLVGHLPEFEEHELVSVAMGELDLDLGKSEDADDADEESEKKDETPEASEEIQALIERLKETLGEEVQDVRVSRRLTSSPSCLVAGSQGVSSNLDRILRQAGEFSPGFAPVLELNPTHPIIEKLSGEVDNADFEDWAQVLFDQAILSEGGKPKDPATFVKRMNKLMVDLLG from the coding sequence ATGAGCGAGAAGAAACAGGTACGCAAATTCGAAGCGCAGACCAGTCAATTGCTAAAGATGATGATTCACTCGGTCTATAGCAATAAAGAGATCTTTTTGCGTGAGTTGATCTCGAACGCCTCCGACGCGATCGACAAGCTGCGCTTTGCCGCGATTCAGGATAACGACCTCTATGAGGGCGACACCGAGCTGAAGGTGCGCGTGTCTTTTGACCCCGAGGCGAAGACCCTGACGGTGGCCGACACCGGCATTGGCATGAACCTCGAAGAGGTCACCCACAATATCGGGACCATCGCCCAGAGCGGCACGCGCGAGTTCATCGCGCAATTGTCCGGCGACCAGAAGTCGGACGCGAACCTCATCGGTCAATTCGGCGTCGGTTTTTATTCGGCGTTTATGGTCGCCGACCGGGTCGAGCTGCGCACGCGTCGCGCGGGCGCGCCGGCCAACGAAGGCGTGCTCTGGGAGTCCGACGGCGAGGGCGAATATACGGTCGAGACGATCGAGAAGCCCACGCGCGGCACCGAGATCACGATGTTCCTCAACGAGGAAAACCTGGAGCTGCTCGAAAATTATAAATTGCGCCAGATCGTGCGCAAATATTCGGACCATATCTCCTTCCCGATCGAGATGCCGGTCGACGTGGAGCCCGAGACCGAAGAGGGCGAAGACGAAGAAGCCAAGGACACCGCGGTCGCCTATGAGACGGTCAACCAGGCCTCGGCGCTGTGGACCCGCTCGCAGTCCGACATCGAGGAGGAGGAGTATCAGGAGTTCTATAAGCATGTTTCGCATGACTTCGAGGACCCGCTGATCTGGACCCATAGTAAGGTCGAGGGGACGCTCAAATTCACGACGCTGCTCTATGTGCCGGCGCGTCGCCCCTTCGATATGAACACCGATTTTGAGGGCAAGCGCCACGGCATTAAATTGTACGTGCGCCGCGTCTTCATCATGGACGACGCCGAGATGTTCCTGCCGCGTTACCTGCGCTTTGTGCGCGGCGTGGTGGACTCCGACGACCTCACGCTCAACGTCTCGCGCGAGTTCTTGCAGGAGAACCGCGTGGTGCGCGCCATGCGAAAGACCGCCGTCAAGCGCGTCCTCGACATGCTCGAGGAGCTCGCCGCGGACACCGAGAATCCCGAGAAATACGCCAAATTCTGGGAGGCCTTTGGCCCGGTGCTCAAAGAGGGCGTCATCGAGGATGACCGCAACCGCGGGCGCATCGCGAAATTGCTGCGCTTCTCCTCAACCCACAGCGACGAGCCGAGCGCTGATGTGAGCCTGGCCGATTATGTCGAGCGGATGAAGGAGGGGCAGAAGAAGATCTATTATGTCACCGCCGAGTCCTTCGCGGCCGCCAAGAATAGCCCGCACCTCGAGATCTTCCGCGACAAGGGCATTGAAGTGCTGCTGCTGCATGACCGCGTCGACGAGTGGTTGGTCGGGCACCTGCCGGAGTTCGAGGAGCACGAGCTGGTGTCGGTCGCCATGGGCGAGTTGGACCTCGACCTTGGTAAGTCCGAGGACGCCGACGACGCGGATGAGGAGAGCGAGAAGAAGGATGAAACCCCGGAGGCTTCGGAGGAGATCCAGGCGTTGATCGAGCGGCTGAAAGAGACGCTCGGAGAAGAAGTCCAGGACGTGCGCGTCTCGCGCCGCCTGACCTCCTCGCCGAGCTGCCTGGTGGCCGGCTCGCAGGGCGTCAGCTCGAACCTCGACCGCATCTTGCGCCAGGCGGGTGAGTTTAGCCCGGGATTTGCCCCGGTCCTCGAGCTTAACCCGACCCACCCCATCATCGAAAAGCTCAGCGGCGAGGTCGACAACGCCGACTTCGAAGACTGGGCCCAGGTCCTCTTCGACCAGGCCATCCTGAGCGAAGGTGGCAAGCCGAAAGACCCGGCCACCTTCGTCAAACGGATGAATAAATTGATGGTGGATTTACTGGGCTAA
- a CDS encoding putative ABC transporter permease subunit has translation MIGNLIAIKFQMVRGGLRSKQDGRFRGPVFFVLSLFFWVNLYRGSLWLVSQSIAIEPVGELLIQKLLSIAFLVFFALLAFSNVVTAFTTFYLADDLQFLMSKPIPRDTFFSSRFIESLAQSSWIVLLFGLPIFIASGVGVGATWDYYMMLGLVLLPFVALPTAFATLLSLLVTNLLQANRTRDALLFLGLLGFSGLFFIVRALRPERLLNPDSFDSIGQMLDLLSTPTSIYLPSDWCMNVVIPVLFKSGSPDWWSFGILYSTPMALFFVSAWLHRRWYWRGYSKAQEGRHGQGLLQIGRDWLLKRSANLRGDLEENLADLEARGDTLLSSFRELVRKDQKVFVRDASQWSQLLVVVAIIIIYLVNYKYLEAAADQELFGQVGLYFFNLASCGFVLVALSGRFVFPSVSVEGRSFWLILQAPITLERFLVGKWLGTLAPVFIVGQLLIWSSNLLVLQNWVLMLIASALIFLLTLVSTAMAMGLGAVYPQFHNPNAAKIASSFGAVIYMILAMLVVLFTLACTFAVTMHIGSLIDGKGGRSITSYHLVIFTIGLLTPLVVSWISIRIGAASLRRRL, from the coding sequence GTGATTGGAAACCTCATCGCCATTAAATTCCAGATGGTGCGCGGCGGCCTGCGCTCGAAACAAGATGGTCGCTTCCGCGGGCCGGTCTTTTTTGTGCTCAGCCTCTTCTTCTGGGTCAACCTGTACCGCGGCAGCCTGTGGTTGGTGTCTCAATCGATCGCGATTGAGCCGGTAGGCGAGTTGCTCATCCAGAAATTGCTGTCCATCGCGTTTCTGGTGTTCTTCGCGCTGCTGGCATTCTCGAATGTGGTGACCGCGTTTACGACCTTTTATCTGGCCGACGACCTTCAATTCTTGATGTCCAAGCCGATCCCGCGCGACACCTTTTTTAGCTCGCGCTTTATCGAATCGCTGGCGCAATCCTCCTGGATCGTCCTGCTCTTCGGGCTGCCGATCTTTATCGCGTCGGGGGTCGGCGTGGGGGCCACCTGGGATTATTATATGATGCTCGGGTTGGTGCTGCTGCCCTTTGTGGCGCTGCCCACCGCCTTCGCCACCTTGTTGTCGCTGCTGGTGACCAACCTCCTGCAGGCCAACCGAACCCGCGACGCCCTGCTCTTTTTGGGGCTCCTGGGCTTCTCGGGCCTCTTCTTTATCGTGCGCGCGCTGCGCCCGGAGCGCCTGCTTAACCCGGATAGCTTCGACTCCATCGGCCAGATGCTCGACCTCCTGTCGACCCCGACCAGCATCTATTTGCCCAGCGACTGGTGCATGAACGTGGTCATCCCGGTCCTCTTTAAGTCGGGCAGCCCGGATTGGTGGTCTTTCGGCATTCTCTATAGCACGCCGATGGCGCTGTTCTTCGTGTCGGCCTGGCTGCACCGGCGCTGGTATTGGCGAGGGTATTCCAAGGCCCAGGAAGGCCGCCACGGCCAGGGCCTGCTTCAGATCGGGCGCGACTGGCTCTTAAAGCGAAGCGCGAATTTGCGCGGCGATCTCGAAGAGAACCTCGCCGACCTGGAGGCCCGGGGCGACACGCTGCTGTCGTCGTTTCGCGAGCTGGTGCGCAAGGACCAGAAGGTCTTCGTGCGCGACGCCTCTCAATGGTCCCAATTGCTGGTGGTGGTCGCGATCATCATCATCTACCTGGTCAATTATAAATACCTGGAGGCCGCCGCCGACCAGGAACTCTTCGGGCAGGTCGGCCTGTATTTCTTCAACCTGGCCTCCTGCGGCTTCGTCCTGGTCGCCCTGTCGGGGCGCTTCGTCTTCCCGTCGGTGAGCGTCGAGGGGCGAAGCTTCTGGCTGATCTTGCAGGCGCCGATCACGCTGGAGCGCTTTTTGGTGGGCAAATGGCTCGGCACGCTGGCCCCGGTCTTTATCGTCGGCCAGCTGCTGATCTGGTCCTCCAACCTCTTGGTGCTCCAGAATTGGGTGCTGATGCTGATCGCCAGCGCGTTGATCTTTTTGCTCACCCTGGTCTCGACCGCCATGGCGATGGGCCTGGGCGCGGTCTATCCACAATTTCACAACCCCAACGCCGCCAAGATCGCCTCGAGCTTTGGCGCGGTTATCTATATGATCCTCGCCATGCTCGTCGTCCTATTCACCCTGGCCTGCACCTTCGCGGTGACCATGCATATCGGGTCGCTGATCGACGGCAAAGGCGGCCGCTCCATCACCTCATACCACCTGGTCATCTTCACCATCGGCCTGCTGACGCCGCTGGTTGTGTCGTGGATCTCTATTCGCATCGGCGCCGCCTCGCTGCGCAGGCGCCTTTGA
- a CDS encoding PD40 domain-containing protein, which translates to MRPDLGAAIFGAMLLVVALMSAAPRTAQALDDPSLEYYTIETQHFYVHYYSGMEDFARRVALLQEEAYAVLTPLLDWEPKGKTHVAVSDRSDSANGSANVFQRNRIRIYAMPPEPEGTLGHYDDWLRILVYHELVHILHLDTTSGIAALLNRVIGKQLNPNQVMPRWYTEGLATHFESQRSGTGRVNNARMQMWLHTAALQDDLFTLGQVTGTPVSWPQGSAAYIYGSFFLDYITRTYDRDFPRRFNHEYGSRIMPFSLNQTAKEVGPKTFDELWNEFTAATQGESQARRVAVMAAGATRVEILSKGGGRNGYPSLRPGHDEVSYYRANMESHAAFSTLDASGKSRLLFWENGASGAHDWSPNGEQIVYGKRTVRDSIYSYNDLFARDLQSGERRRLTHDERAREPAVSPDGRRVAYVRNLFGTMELAVRRLDQSSHTPPEILAGASKWPAEDPRHWQQLSSPTWHPTRNIIVFSAWRLDRRTRDLWLYDFDQPEGARLRPLTHDAAADLDPNFGPDGTLYFSSDRTRIFNVYAMDIDSGEVTQLSNVLSGAFDPVASADGRWVYVRTYTVDGYEIGRFARAENPPRPAPASFRGALRRDYPEVDTSQWVDSGYKPWRWVAPLTFTPEVALLLEGAGFGATLEGHDPVDHHQWQLAAAWATGPEVADRSSAISAAYRFGGWPITMGLDTGFRTFPAMRDFFAENQYLPLSERTLFGRVSLSYPIRATDDALSLSASTRMHYSSFYDAPTPNHQPADLEPISPEDGWFQDLNFGLSYSRLNYYTQGISPTDGVSGRISVGLNYSLREPEQNSVSFSYGFSGYVSVPYLKHHVLSLGVNGGIIRSNFPGARGYGLGGYSPQDVLTAIVLQRPSNPFVLRGYPPGFSRGDQYQVWRAQYRLPLYDFEHGFSTVPVFIRRLKGSVFFEMGGAFSGYLRDQTYLKSAGAEVQLDTTLGYFLGGSLRLGYAHGFDTGGIDSVYLRYGGGF; encoded by the coding sequence ATGCGCCCCGACCTCGGGGCAGCCATCTTCGGGGCGATGCTGCTGGTCGTCGCGCTGATGAGCGCCGCCCCGCGCACGGCGCAGGCGCTCGATGACCCGTCCCTCGAATATTATACCATCGAGACGCAGCATTTTTACGTCCACTATTATAGCGGGATGGAGGACTTCGCCCGGCGCGTCGCGCTACTCCAAGAGGAGGCATACGCGGTGCTCACGCCGCTGCTTGATTGGGAGCCTAAGGGTAAAACCCACGTCGCAGTCAGCGACCGAAGCGACAGCGCCAACGGGTCGGCCAACGTCTTTCAGCGCAACCGCATCCGCATCTACGCGATGCCCCCGGAGCCCGAGGGCACCCTGGGCCACTATGACGATTGGCTGCGCATCCTCGTCTACCACGAACTCGTCCACATCCTGCATCTGGACACCACCAGCGGCATCGCGGCGCTGCTCAACCGCGTCATCGGCAAGCAGCTCAACCCGAACCAGGTCATGCCGCGCTGGTACACCGAGGGGCTGGCCACCCACTTCGAATCCCAGCGCAGCGGCACCGGGCGCGTCAACAACGCCCGCATGCAGATGTGGCTTCACACCGCCGCCCTGCAGGACGACTTATTCACCCTCGGCCAGGTCACCGGCACCCCCGTAAGCTGGCCCCAGGGCAGCGCCGCCTATATCTACGGCAGCTTCTTTCTGGACTATATCACGCGCACCTATGACCGGGATTTCCCCCGGCGGTTTAACCATGAATATGGCAGTCGCATCATGCCATTTAGCCTAAACCAAACCGCCAAAGAGGTCGGCCCCAAGACCTTCGACGAACTCTGGAATGAGTTTACCGCCGCCACCCAGGGGGAGTCTCAGGCCCGGCGGGTCGCGGTGATGGCGGCCGGTGCGACCCGCGTCGAAATCCTGAGCAAAGGCGGCGGGCGAAATGGCTACCCGAGCCTTCGCCCCGGACACGATGAGGTGTCCTATTACCGGGCAAATATGGAATCACACGCCGCGTTCTCGACCCTGGACGCCTCGGGCAAAAGTCGGCTGCTCTTCTGGGAAAACGGCGCAAGCGGCGCCCATGATTGGAGCCCGAACGGTGAGCAAATCGTGTACGGAAAGCGAACCGTGCGCGATAGCATCTACTCCTATAACGATCTCTTCGCGCGCGACCTGCAAAGCGGCGAGCGCCGCCGCCTGACCCACGATGAGCGCGCGCGCGAGCCGGCCGTCTCGCCCGACGGCAGGCGCGTGGCCTATGTGCGAAACCTCTTTGGTACCATGGAGTTGGCGGTGCGCCGCCTCGACCAGTCGAGTCACACACCGCCCGAAATCCTGGCCGGCGCGAGCAAGTGGCCGGCCGAAGATCCGCGCCACTGGCAACAGCTCTCATCGCCCACCTGGCACCCCACCCGGAATATCATCGTCTTTAGCGCCTGGCGCCTGGACCGGCGCACCCGCGACCTGTGGCTCTATGATTTTGACCAGCCCGAAGGCGCGCGCCTTCGCCCGCTGACTCACGACGCGGCGGCCGACCTCGACCCGAACTTCGGCCCCGACGGGACGCTGTATTTCTCCAGCGACCGCACCCGGATCTTTAACGTCTACGCCATGGACATCGACTCGGGCGAGGTCACCCAGCTCAGCAATGTACTGAGCGGGGCGTTCGACCCGGTCGCGAGCGCCGACGGGCGCTGGGTCTATGTCAGGACTTATACCGTTGACGGCTATGAGATCGGGCGCTTTGCGCGCGCCGAAAACCCGCCGCGCCCCGCTCCGGCGAGTTTCCGGGGCGCGCTGCGCCGCGACTACCCCGAGGTCGACACCAGCCAGTGGGTCGACTCGGGCTATAAACCGTGGCGCTGGGTCGCGCCGCTGACCTTCACCCCCGAAGTCGCCTTGCTGCTCGAGGGCGCCGGTTTCGGCGCGACGCTTGAGGGGCACGACCCCGTCGACCACCATCAATGGCAGCTCGCCGCCGCCTGGGCGACCGGCCCGGAGGTTGCCGACCGCAGCTCCGCCATCAGCGCGGCTTACCGATTCGGCGGCTGGCCCATAACAATGGGGCTGGACACCGGCTTTCGCACCTTCCCTGCGATGCGCGATTTCTTCGCCGAAAACCAATACCTCCCCTTGAGCGAGCGCACGCTATTTGGGCGCGTATCGCTGAGCTATCCCATCCGCGCCACCGACGATGCGCTGAGCCTGTCGGCGTCGACGCGCATGCATTATTCCAGCTTCTATGACGCCCCAACCCCGAACCACCAGCCCGCCGATCTTGAGCCCATTTCGCCCGAAGATGGCTGGTTCCAAGACCTCAACTTCGGCCTCTCCTACTCGCGCCTCAACTATTATACGCAGGGGATCAGCCCCACCGATGGCGTGAGTGGACGGATTAGCGTCGGCCTCAACTATAGCCTGCGCGAGCCCGAGCAAAACTCGGTGAGCTTCAGCTACGGGTTCAGCGGATACGTCTCGGTGCCCTATCTGAAGCACCATGTGCTCAGCCTCGGGGTCAACGGCGGGATCATTCGCTCCAACTTCCCCGGCGCGCGCGGCTACGGCCTGGGCGGCTACTCCCCCCAGGACGTGCTCACCGCGATCGTACTGCAGCGCCCCAGCAACCCCTTTGTGCTTCGGGGCTATCCGCCCGGGTTCTCCCGCGGCGACCAATACCAGGTCTGGCGCGCCCAATATCGACTGCCGCTCTATGATTTTGAACACGGATTCTCGACGGTCCCAGTCTTTATTCGCCGCCTAAAGGGCTCGGTATTTTTCGAAATGGGCGGGGCGTTTAGCGGGTATTTACGCGACCAGACCTACCTAAAGAGCGCTGGCGCCGAGGTTCAACTCGACACCACGCTCGGGTATTTTCTGGGCGGCTCGCTGCGCCTGGGCTACGCGCATGGGTTCGACACCGGCGGCATCGACTCCGTTTATCTGCGCTACGGCGGCGGGTTTTAA